Proteins co-encoded in one Nicotiana sylvestris chromosome 7, ASM39365v2, whole genome shotgun sequence genomic window:
- the LOC104237132 gene encoding putative nuclear RNA export factor SDE5 isoform X2 — protein sequence MEAPPTVLFTDDDRKNLEQLLDVFGRVVSLDDIAAAYCKAGRDPIIAGDILGDLQASTSITTTSASEEKIEDSLTLTSESEFEEVGDSVTLTSESASDIHAKRAGPSSSKQKKLSVSMGTVSSMIPRDYVTNRPLIPETSTRIKPLKLSVDDFFTSEIRDEKAPLGAAAMSETLPGSVEEFLFKMLGDRFSLDMSVIEDVVGQCGYDLNKSMDKLLDLSASTLGKRDDILDIGVQKSVESPDFASVASHETPSMQDPTSRSKAKNMTKNGFNLSKKEKDRYELQKEVLQTLFNVPARHDGVDDVIRHVREVEKSRRLSQFVVKPSQETVERQILIRTPQSDAKNGEENEESYEVLRKAVKEYWITMKEYYKAAAEAFQKGDQVKAHRFLEEGNFFMTKARETDEQSTQKLLENSYSKEIVTVDLHDFEPKEAVRYLKFQLTSLCGISSIQYLKIIVGITNEEAKGIRKRVILKLLERASIAWTEEDNGKAIVIKADEIDPRKLTFAKKSTV from the exons ATGGAAGCACCTCCAACAGTTTTGTTTACTGATGATGATAGAAAGAACCTGGAGCAGTTGCTTGATGTCTTTGGACGTGTTGTCTCTCTTGATGACATTGCTGCAGCTTATTGTAAAGCAGGTCGGGATCCAATTATTGCAGGTGATATACTTGGAGATCTGCAAGCTAGCACCTCTATAACTACTACCTCTGCATCAGAAGAAAAAATAGAGGATTCTTTGACATTGACTTCTGAATCCGAATTTGAGGAAGTAGGAGATTCTGTGACATTAACTTCTGAATCTGCATCTGATATTCATGCCAAGAGAGCTGGTCCCAGTTCATCAAAGCAAAAAAAGTTATCAGTGTCTATGGGGACTGTCTCAAGCATGATCCCAAGAGACTATGTGACAAATAGGCCACTCATTCCAGAAACTTCTACGAGAATCAAGCCACTGAAATTAAGTGTGGATGATTTTTTTACCTCAGAGATAAGGGATGAGAAAGCTCCATTAGGTGCTGCCGCTATGAGTGAAACCCTGCCAGGCAGTGTTGAGGAGTTCCTCTTCAAAATGCTCGGAGATCGATTCTCTCTTGACATGAGTGTAATTGAAGATGTTGTGG GCCAGTGCGGCTATGATCTAAATAAG AGTATGGATAAGCTGCTAGATTTGTCAGCATCAACTTTGGGAAAGCGtgatgatattttagacataggtgtTCAGAAA TCCGTGGAGAGTCCAGATTTTGCATCAGTTGCATCGCATGAGACACCTTCAATGCAAGATCCAACCAGCCG TTCCAAAGCAAAGAATATGACTAAAAATGGGTTCAACTTATCTAAGAAGGAGAAGGACAGGTATGAGCTTCAGAAGGAAGTTCTACAGACATTGTTTAATGTGCCTGCAAGACATGATGGTGTGGATGACGTGATTCGTCATGTGAGGGAAGTTGAAAAGTCTAGGCGATTAAGCCAGTTTGTAGTGAAACCATCACAGGAGACTGTAGAACGCCAGATTCTTATCAGGACACCACAGAGTGATGCAAAAA ATGgtgaggagaatgaagaaagctACGAAGTTCTCCGAAAAGCTGTAAAGGAGTATTGGATTACAATGAAAGAGTACTATAAAGCA GCTGCTGAAGCATTTCAAAAAGGAGATCAGGTCAAGGCACACAGATTCCTGGAAGAG GGAAACTTTTTCATGACAAAGGCCCGAGAGACTGATGAACAATCCACTCAAAAGCTTCTTGAAAACAG TTACAGCAAAGAAATTGTGACTGTCGATCTTCACGATTTTGAGCCAAAGGAAGCAGTGCGCTATCTCAAATTTCAGTTGACATCTCTTTGTGGCATCTCCT CTATTCAATATCTCAAAATCATAGTTGGGATCACCAATGAAGAAGCCAAAGGTATTCGGAAGCGTGTG ATACTCAAACTTTTGGAGAGGGCCTCGATAGCATGGACGGAAGAAGATAATGGCAAAGCAATTGTGATAAAAGCAGATGAAATAGATCCAAGGAAACTGACTTTTGCTAAAAAATCAACTGTCTGA
- the LOC104237132 gene encoding putative nuclear RNA export factor SDE5 isoform X1 — protein sequence MKMEAPPTVLFTDDDRKNLEQLLDVFGRVVSLDDIAAAYCKAGRDPIIAGDILGDLQASTSITTTSASEEKIEDSLTLTSESEFEEVGDSVTLTSESASDIHAKRAGPSSSKQKKLSVSMGTVSSMIPRDYVTNRPLIPETSTRIKPLKLSVDDFFTSEIRDEKAPLGAAAMSETLPGSVEEFLFKMLGDRFSLDMSVIEDVVGQCGYDLNKSMDKLLDLSASTLGKRDDILDIGVQKSVESPDFASVASHETPSMQDPTSRSKAKNMTKNGFNLSKKEKDRYELQKEVLQTLFNVPARHDGVDDVIRHVREVEKSRRLSQFVVKPSQETVERQILIRTPQSDAKNGEENEESYEVLRKAVKEYWITMKEYYKAAAEAFQKGDQVKAHRFLEEGNFFMTKARETDEQSTQKLLENSYSKEIVTVDLHDFEPKEAVRYLKFQLTSLCGISSIQYLKIIVGITNEEAKGIRKRVILKLLERASIAWTEEDNGKAIVIKADEIDPRKLTFAKKSTV from the exons ATGAAGATGGAAGCACCTCCAACAGTTTTGTTTACTGATGATGATAGAAAGAACCTGGAGCAGTTGCTTGATGTCTTTGGACGTGTTGTCTCTCTTGATGACATTGCTGCAGCTTATTGTAAAGCAGGTCGGGATCCAATTATTGCAGGTGATATACTTGGAGATCTGCAAGCTAGCACCTCTATAACTACTACCTCTGCATCAGAAGAAAAAATAGAGGATTCTTTGACATTGACTTCTGAATCCGAATTTGAGGAAGTAGGAGATTCTGTGACATTAACTTCTGAATCTGCATCTGATATTCATGCCAAGAGAGCTGGTCCCAGTTCATCAAAGCAAAAAAAGTTATCAGTGTCTATGGGGACTGTCTCAAGCATGATCCCAAGAGACTATGTGACAAATAGGCCACTCATTCCAGAAACTTCTACGAGAATCAAGCCACTGAAATTAAGTGTGGATGATTTTTTTACCTCAGAGATAAGGGATGAGAAAGCTCCATTAGGTGCTGCCGCTATGAGTGAAACCCTGCCAGGCAGTGTTGAGGAGTTCCTCTTCAAAATGCTCGGAGATCGATTCTCTCTTGACATGAGTGTAATTGAAGATGTTGTGG GCCAGTGCGGCTATGATCTAAATAAG AGTATGGATAAGCTGCTAGATTTGTCAGCATCAACTTTGGGAAAGCGtgatgatattttagacataggtgtTCAGAAA TCCGTGGAGAGTCCAGATTTTGCATCAGTTGCATCGCATGAGACACCTTCAATGCAAGATCCAACCAGCCG TTCCAAAGCAAAGAATATGACTAAAAATGGGTTCAACTTATCTAAGAAGGAGAAGGACAGGTATGAGCTTCAGAAGGAAGTTCTACAGACATTGTTTAATGTGCCTGCAAGACATGATGGTGTGGATGACGTGATTCGTCATGTGAGGGAAGTTGAAAAGTCTAGGCGATTAAGCCAGTTTGTAGTGAAACCATCACAGGAGACTGTAGAACGCCAGATTCTTATCAGGACACCACAGAGTGATGCAAAAA ATGgtgaggagaatgaagaaagctACGAAGTTCTCCGAAAAGCTGTAAAGGAGTATTGGATTACAATGAAAGAGTACTATAAAGCA GCTGCTGAAGCATTTCAAAAAGGAGATCAGGTCAAGGCACACAGATTCCTGGAAGAG GGAAACTTTTTCATGACAAAGGCCCGAGAGACTGATGAACAATCCACTCAAAAGCTTCTTGAAAACAG TTACAGCAAAGAAATTGTGACTGTCGATCTTCACGATTTTGAGCCAAAGGAAGCAGTGCGCTATCTCAAATTTCAGTTGACATCTCTTTGTGGCATCTCCT CTATTCAATATCTCAAAATCATAGTTGGGATCACCAATGAAGAAGCCAAAGGTATTCGGAAGCGTGTG ATACTCAAACTTTTGGAGAGGGCCTCGATAGCATGGACGGAAGAAGATAATGGCAAAGCAATTGTGATAAAAGCAGATGAAATAGATCCAAGGAAACTGACTTTTGCTAAAAAATCAACTGTCTGA
- the LOC104237126 gene encoding choline transporter protein 1 produces MKMRGPLGAVIGRHPSSDGTTQTGDGIIKHNRKCRDVVFLVIFIAFWVAMIVNSSFGFNQGNPLRLTYGLDYKGNVCGDRHADPDLRELELRYWLNPNQVYESGSKDNQAKISNARTICLMDCPIPSEDSLNWVCDYPEGEVRMSVDDWIDRNYDYFADLTPDLRNTSLQLQGPCYPVIFPSVNVYWSCQLIARASNVSLRHWREMGGVNIVEDIAVDKSIHGLINSRSLVLKRYVADVGKSWGVLIVCGGILPVFLSVIWLLMIRHLVAAMPWITVVLFNALIISVTMFYYLKAGWIGNDSISPIIGEHDPYYHVSAREISHLHAAAVLMTAVMIISVLSSIAIVRRILMATSVLKVAAKVIGEVQALIIFPIIPYAILAIFYMFWFSAALHLFSSGRIVQNDCNTNCCAYDLKSKRVSCDRCCGYSIQYTSHIGVAILFHLFGCYWATQFFVASSATVIAGSVATYYWSRGGTLPEISFLPVFSSMKRLIRYSVGSVALGSLIVSFIESIRFLLEALRRKLKVANSAPESWVGRMVYNSSQGCLRCISWIIKSVNRNAYILIAITGKSFFKSSEIATDLIISNILRIGKVNVIGDVILFLGKLCVSLASALFAFLMLDTHKYKSGHNKISSPIFPVLVCWSLGYVVATLFFAVVEMSIDTIILSFCQDSEEHQGTAQYAPPLLIETLNDQNEMQRLTQ; encoded by the exons ATGAAAATGAGAGGACCTTTAGGGGCAGTAATAGGGAGGCACCCTTCAAGCGATGGTACAACCCAAACAGGGGATGGTATAATCAAACACAACAGGAAATGTAGAGATGTTGTGTTTCTTGTTATCTTCATTGCTTTCTGGGTTGCTATGATTGTCAATTCCAGCTTTGGATTTAACCAGGGAAACCCATTGag GCTAACATATGGGCTGGACTATAAAGGCAATGTTTGTGGTGATAGACATGCCGATCCAGATCTTCGTGAATTGGAACTCAGATACTGGTTGAACCCTAATCAAGTTTATGAAAGTGGTTCAAAAGATAACCAGGCCAAGATTTCTAATGCCAGGACCATTTGCTTAATGGACTGCCCTATCCCATCAGAAGATTCTCTAAATTGGGTGTGTGACTATCCGGAGGGCGAGGTTCGTATGTCAGTAGATGACTGGATCGATAGGAATTATGATTATTTTGCAGACCTTACTCCGGACCTAAGAAACACTTCTCTTCAGCTTCAAGGTCCTTGTTACCCTGTCATATTTCCAAGTGTTAATG TTTATTGGAGCTGCCAGCTTATTGCCCGTGCATCGAATGTGTCTTTGCGGCATTGGAGGGAGATGGGCGGTGTTAACATTGTTGAGGACATTGCAGTCGATAAATCCATCCATGGCTTAATTAACTCTCGATCGTTGGTCTTAAAG AGATATGTAGCTGATGTTGGTAAGTCATGGGGAGTGTTGAttgtttgtggagggattttgcCAGTGTTTCTATCAGTGATATGGCTTTTGATGATTCGTCACTTAGTGGCTGCAATGCCTTGGATAACTGTCGTCCTCTTTAATGCCCTTATTATTTCAGTCACAATGTTCTACTACTTGAAAG CTGGATGGATTGGCAATGACTCTATCTCCCCCATCATTGGTGAACATGATCCGTATTATCATGTGTCTGCAAGG GAAATAAGTCACCTCCATGCTGCTGCGGTTCTCATGACTGCTGTGATGATTATTTCGGTCTTGTCATCCATCGCCATAGTGCGACGTATCCTTATGGCTACTTCTGTCCTGAAG GTAGCTGCTAAGGTTATTGGAGAAGTACAAGCACTAATAATTTTCCCCATCATTCCATATGCTATCCTAGCAATCTTCTACATGTTTTGGTTTTCAGCTGCACTTCATCTTTTTAGTTCTGGACGAATTGTCCAGAATGATTGCAACACCAACTGCTGTGCGTATGATCTCAAATCAAAAAGAGTGAGCTGCGATCGTTGCTGTGGATACAGTATCCAGTATACTTCTCATATTGGTGTTGCAATTCTTTTCCACTTGTTTGGCTGCTATTGGGCCACACAGTTTTTCGTGGCAAGCTCTGCAACGGTTATTGCAGGCTCTGTTGCTACATACTATTGGTCTCGAGGCGGAACATTG CCAGAAATTTCATTTCTCCCAGTGTTCTCCTCTATGAAGCGGCTTATACGTTACAGCGTTGGATCTGTTGCTCTTGGTTCGCTGATTGTTTCTTTTATAGAGTCTATCAGGTTTCTACTTGAAGCACTCCGGCGTAAACTTAAAGTTGCTAATTCAGCACCAGAAAGTTGGGTTGGAAGAATGGTATATAATTCCTCACAAGGTTGCCTGCGGTGTATTAGTTGGATCATCAAATCTGTGAATCGTAATGCTTACATCTTG ATAGCTATAACAGGAAAGAGCTTTTTCAAGTCTTCTGAGATTGCAACTGATCTCATTATCAGCAACATCCTTCGGATCGGAAAGGTGAATGTCATTGGCGATGTTATTCTCTTTCTTGGGAAGCTGTGTGTCAGTCTTGCAAGTGCACTTTTTGCTTTTCTCATGTTGGATACTCACAAGTACAAGTCTGGACATAACAAGATCTCATCCCCAATATTCCCAGTGCTG GTCTGCTGGAGTCTTGGCTACGTTGTGGCAACTCTTTTCTTTGCCGTTGTGGAGATGTCAATTGATACCATAATACTTTCATTTTGCCAAGACTCAGAGGAGCACCAAGGAACCGCCCAATACGCCCCTCCTCTTCTTATTGAGACTTTGAATGACCAAAATGAGATGCAAAGACTTACACAATGA
- the LOC104237132 gene encoding putative nuclear RNA export factor SDE5 isoform X3 — MKMEAPPTVLFTDDDRKNLEQLLDVFGRVVSLDDIAAAYCKAGRDPIIAGDILGDLQASTSITTTSASEEKIEDSLTLTSESEFEEVGDSVTLTSESASDIHAKRAGPSSSKQKKLSVSMGTVSSMIPRDYVTNRPLIPETSTRIKPLKLSVDDFFTSEIRDEKAPLGAAAMSETLPGSVEEFLFKMLGDRFSLDMSVIEDVVGQCGYDLNKSMDKLLDLSASTLGKRDDILDIGVQKSVESPDFASVASHETPSMQDPTSRSKAKNMTKNGFNLSKKEKDRYELQKEVLQTLFNVPARHDGVDDVIRHVREVEKSRRLSQFVVKPSQETVERQILIRTPQSDAKNGEENEESYEVLRKAVKEYWITMKEYYKAAAEAFQKGDQVKAHRFLEEGNFFMTKARETDEQSTQKLLENSYSKEIVTVDLHDFEPKEAVRYLKFQLTSLCGISSIQYLKIIVGITNEEAKDTQTFGEGLDSMDGRR; from the exons ATGAAGATGGAAGCACCTCCAACAGTTTTGTTTACTGATGATGATAGAAAGAACCTGGAGCAGTTGCTTGATGTCTTTGGACGTGTTGTCTCTCTTGATGACATTGCTGCAGCTTATTGTAAAGCAGGTCGGGATCCAATTATTGCAGGTGATATACTTGGAGATCTGCAAGCTAGCACCTCTATAACTACTACCTCTGCATCAGAAGAAAAAATAGAGGATTCTTTGACATTGACTTCTGAATCCGAATTTGAGGAAGTAGGAGATTCTGTGACATTAACTTCTGAATCTGCATCTGATATTCATGCCAAGAGAGCTGGTCCCAGTTCATCAAAGCAAAAAAAGTTATCAGTGTCTATGGGGACTGTCTCAAGCATGATCCCAAGAGACTATGTGACAAATAGGCCACTCATTCCAGAAACTTCTACGAGAATCAAGCCACTGAAATTAAGTGTGGATGATTTTTTTACCTCAGAGATAAGGGATGAGAAAGCTCCATTAGGTGCTGCCGCTATGAGTGAAACCCTGCCAGGCAGTGTTGAGGAGTTCCTCTTCAAAATGCTCGGAGATCGATTCTCTCTTGACATGAGTGTAATTGAAGATGTTGTGG GCCAGTGCGGCTATGATCTAAATAAG AGTATGGATAAGCTGCTAGATTTGTCAGCATCAACTTTGGGAAAGCGtgatgatattttagacataggtgtTCAGAAA TCCGTGGAGAGTCCAGATTTTGCATCAGTTGCATCGCATGAGACACCTTCAATGCAAGATCCAACCAGCCG TTCCAAAGCAAAGAATATGACTAAAAATGGGTTCAACTTATCTAAGAAGGAGAAGGACAGGTATGAGCTTCAGAAGGAAGTTCTACAGACATTGTTTAATGTGCCTGCAAGACATGATGGTGTGGATGACGTGATTCGTCATGTGAGGGAAGTTGAAAAGTCTAGGCGATTAAGCCAGTTTGTAGTGAAACCATCACAGGAGACTGTAGAACGCCAGATTCTTATCAGGACACCACAGAGTGATGCAAAAA ATGgtgaggagaatgaagaaagctACGAAGTTCTCCGAAAAGCTGTAAAGGAGTATTGGATTACAATGAAAGAGTACTATAAAGCA GCTGCTGAAGCATTTCAAAAAGGAGATCAGGTCAAGGCACACAGATTCCTGGAAGAG GGAAACTTTTTCATGACAAAGGCCCGAGAGACTGATGAACAATCCACTCAAAAGCTTCTTGAAAACAG TTACAGCAAAGAAATTGTGACTGTCGATCTTCACGATTTTGAGCCAAAGGAAGCAGTGCGCTATCTCAAATTTCAGTTGACATCTCTTTGTGGCATCTCCT CTATTCAATATCTCAAAATCATAGTTGGGATCACCAATGAAGAAGCCAAAG ATACTCAAACTTTTGGAGAGGGCCTCGATAGCATGGACGGAAGAAGATAA